In Desulfovibrio sp. 86, the following proteins share a genomic window:
- the citD gene encoding citrate lyase acyl carrier protein: protein MNKQCSAMAGTLESNDIFITITAVGGTDTSISLSSIVMNQFGEAIRAVVAQCMAQSGLKGVDVTVQDKGALECTIKARMETVIARFKEKM, encoded by the coding sequence ATGAACAAACAGTGCAGTGCCATGGCAGGCACATTGGAATCCAACGACATTTTCATCACCATCACTGCCGTGGGCGGAACAGACACGTCCATCAGCCTTTCCAGCATCGTCATGAACCAGTTTGGCGAGGCCATACGCGCGGTTGTGGCGCAGTGCATGGCGCAGTCCGGCCTCAAGGGCGTTGACGTCACGGTTCAGGACAAGGGCGCGCTGGAATGCACCATCAAGGCCCGTATGGAAACGGTCATTGCCCGCTTTAAGGAGAAAATGTGA
- a CDS encoding HesA/MoeB/ThiF family protein: MTKPETRAFFIPYLRAEYPPHSASATASCGQGTPDSTLFVSLAGLRAWAKLHGLSEGEAMARLLSFNIWPERFRRNYGLFSSEDMARLLRSRILVLGCGGLGGHAAELLARMGVGFLRLVDNDVFDESNLNRQRFCTESALGRPKALVLRQALADVASHLDAEAVQVEADEHNLPDLVRGVDVALDCLDTIAAKTALEKASLAAGVPFVHGSVLRDEGFAYMNGGPTPRLPELYPQGQSVEELTQARREGVGTLAPAAVACLMVRLCLRVVLAPSSEAGAETVGAGGNPATGHSPAGNMPAGHGPGVLSPLYHLDMSVPELERFFWE; the protein is encoded by the coding sequence ATGACAAAACCAGAAACGCGCGCCTTTTTTATCCCCTACCTGCGCGCCGAATACCCCCCACATTCTGCCAGCGCCACGGCCTCCTGCGGGCAGGGCACGCCTGACAGCACGCTTTTTGTGAGTCTCGCGGGCCTGCGGGCCTGGGCTAAACTGCATGGCCTGTCCGAGGGTGAGGCCATGGCGCGCCTGCTGTCCTTCAACATTTGGCCCGAGCGTTTTCGCCGTAACTATGGCCTGTTCTCCTCAGAGGACATGGCCCGTCTGTTGCGCAGCCGTATTCTTGTTCTTGGTTGCGGCGGGCTTGGAGGGCACGCGGCGGAATTGCTGGCGCGTATGGGCGTGGGCTTTCTGCGCCTTGTGGACAATGACGTTTTTGACGAGAGCAATCTCAACCGCCAGCGCTTCTGCACCGAAAGCGCTCTGGGCCGTCCCAAGGCCCTTGTGCTGCGGCAGGCCCTTGCCGATGTGGCCTCGCACCTTGACGCCGAGGCAGTGCAGGTTGAGGCGGACGAGCACAATCTGCCGGATCTTGTGCGGGGTGTGGACGTGGCCCTGGACTGCCTCGACACTATCGCGGCCAAGACCGCACTGGAAAAGGCCAGTCTTGCGGCGGGGGTGCCCTTTGTGCACGGCTCCGTCCTGCGGGACGAGGGCTTTGCCTACATGAACGGGGGGCCGACGCCCCGTCTGCCGGAACTGTATCCGCAGGGGCAAAGCGTTGAAGAACTGACGCAAGCCCGCCGTGAAGGCGTGGGCACGCTGGCTCCGGCAGCTGTGGCCTGCCTTATGGTCAGGCTGTGCCTGCGCGTGGTGCTTGCCCCGTCTTCTGAGGCGGGAGCTGAAACCGTCGGGGCCGGGGGAAACCCGGCAACCGGGCATTCGCCAGCCGGTAATATGCCGGCCGGTCATGGCCCTGGGGTGCTCTCGCCCCTCTACCATCTGGACATGTCCGTGCCGGAACTGGAACGCTTTTTCTGGGAGTAA
- the citX gene encoding citrate lyase holo-[acyl-carrier protein] synthase: protein MSLNDTLAAPLAAILAEREARWNMRRELAAEHGHPVLSLTLNIPGADKNPAGSAQAFDSLRQALGRAIARHCGHTACFAAETERAGVDGPCWIASVNLDPALLKALCVAMEEEHPLGRLADADVLNAQGQPVNRADMGLPARRCFLCEAPASLCRRQGKHAPEEIMAHVRNLLALARSADASS, encoded by the coding sequence ATGAGCTTGAACGACACCCTTGCCGCCCCCCTTGCCGCCATCCTTGCTGAAAGGGAAGCGCGCTGGAACATGCGCCGCGAGCTTGCCGCAGAGCACGGGCACCCCGTACTTTCGCTCACGCTCAACATCCCTGGCGCGGATAAAAATCCGGCTGGTTCGGCCCAGGCATTCGACAGCCTGCGGCAGGCCCTTGGCCGCGCCATTGCGCGCCATTGTGGGCACACAGCCTGTTTTGCGGCCGAAACAGAACGCGCCGGAGTGGACGGTCCCTGCTGGATAGCCTCCGTGAACCTTGATCCGGCACTGCTCAAGGCCCTTTGCGTGGCCATGGAAGAGGAGCACCCCCTGGGCAGACTGGCTGATGCAGACGTGCTCAACGCGCAGGGGCAGCCTGTGAACCGGGCGGACATGGGTCTTCCGGCACGGCGCTGTTTTTTGTGCGAGGCCCCGGCAAGCCTCTGCCGCAGACAGGGCAAACATGCCCCGGAAGAAATCATGGCCCATGTACGCAATCTGCTGGCCCTTGCCCGCAGCGCGGACGCCTCGTCCTGA
- a CDS encoding triphosphoribosyl-dephospho-CoA synthase, whose translation MSCLKNLCACAPARHGDVSISSARVGELAARAAILEAAAGPKPGLVCRDSQGAHKDMDYATFVRSALSLQGYFTQGHALGSATTTLEPQAVFPRLRSLGLKAEQDMFAATNGVNTHKGLIFSLGLFCAALGRLDRLGNAANVQALCRTAGSFVRGITGSDMAALPCGPHAAQLAIPGFRPHKARHARPKAMRPLLEKTLGRSLTPGEVIYVMYGMRGVRGEAEQGFPGVALACHSLRRHGVAVNLNRAMVHTLLELLARVEDTSLLWRGGGRGFALARAYAAATLDAGGLDTAHGRRTLDRMGAAFVRRRLSPGGCADMLATSVFLHLLGR comes from the coding sequence ATGTCCTGCCTGAAAAACCTGTGCGCATGCGCCCCCGCGCGGCATGGGGATGTATCCATTTCCTCGGCCCGCGTCGGTGAACTGGCCGCACGGGCCGCCATCCTTGAAGCCGCCGCCGGGCCAAAGCCGGGGCTGGTCTGCCGTGACAGCCAAGGCGCGCATAAGGACATGGACTACGCCACCTTTGTGCGCAGCGCCCTTTCCCTGCAAGGCTATTTCACCCAGGGCCACGCCCTGGGCTCGGCCACCACCACGCTGGAACCGCAGGCTGTCTTCCCACGCCTGCGGTCACTGGGCCTCAAGGCCGAACAGGACATGTTCGCGGCCACCAATGGCGTCAATACCCACAAAGGACTGATTTTCTCCCTGGGCCTCTTCTGCGCCGCCCTGGGCAGACTGGACAGGCTGGGCAATGCCGCCAACGTGCAGGCGCTCTGCCGCACGGCGGGCTCCTTTGTGAGGGGCATTACCGGATCTGACATGGCCGCCCTGCCCTGCGGCCCCCACGCGGCACAACTGGCCATTCCGGGCTTCCGCCCCCACAAGGCGCGGCATGCCCGGCCCAAGGCCATGCGCCCCCTGCTGGAAAAAACTCTGGGCCGCAGCCTGACCCCCGGCGAGGTCATCTATGTCATGTACGGCATGCGCGGCGTGCGCGGTGAGGCGGAACAGGGTTTTCCCGGCGTGGCCCTTGCCTGCCACAGCCTGCGGCGGCATGGCGTGGCCGTGAACCTGAACAGGGCCATGGTCCATACCCTGCTGGAACTGCTGGCCCGCGTCGAGGACACGAGCCTGCTCTGGCGCGGAGGCGGCAGAGGCTTTGCCCTGGCCAGAGCCTATGCGGCCGCGACCCTTGACGCTGGCGGGCTGGACACAGCCCACGGCCGCCGCACCCTTGACCGCATGGGCGCGGCCTTTGTGCGCCGCAGACTCAGCCCCGGCGGCTGCGCCGATATGCTCGCCACAAGCGTTTTTCTGCACCTGCTCGGCCGCTAG
- a CDS encoding HpcH/HpaI aldolase/citrate lyase family protein has protein sequence MRNRTFLFMPGNNPGMLASAQCLGADVVIFDLEDAVAQLEKDAARTLVSHALTELRPQGVGVTVRINGLDTPYWQADMQAVVAAGTDFVMVPKIESAAQVLQVAEAIESARQQCDSTATVKALAIIETPLGIENAYAIASASKTLHGILLGAEDFTASMGAQRTAQGAEIAYARSRLLTACKAAGVLAIDTPFPFVSDLEGLEKDAAFAVQLGFDGKAVISPHHVHRVNQAFMPAPDKVNWARRVMAAARKASEEGKGAVSLDGMMIDLPIIKRAERILLLADA, from the coding sequence ATGCGCAACAGAACCTTTCTTTTCATGCCGGGCAACAACCCCGGCATGCTTGCCAGCGCGCAGTGTCTGGGAGCGGATGTGGTCATTTTTGACCTTGAGGACGCCGTGGCCCAGCTGGAAAAAGACGCCGCCCGCACCCTGGTGAGCCATGCCCTCACAGAACTGCGCCCGCAGGGCGTCGGAGTGACGGTGCGCATCAACGGCCTGGACACGCCCTACTGGCAGGCTGACATGCAAGCCGTGGTCGCCGCCGGAACGGATTTTGTCATGGTGCCCAAAATAGAAAGCGCGGCGCAGGTGCTGCAAGTGGCCGAAGCCATAGAAAGCGCGCGGCAACAATGCGACAGCACGGCAACCGTCAAGGCGCTTGCCATTATTGAAACCCCCCTGGGCATTGAAAACGCCTATGCCATAGCCTCGGCCAGCAAGACCCTGCACGGCATCCTTCTTGGCGCTGAGGATTTTACCGCCTCAATGGGCGCTCAGCGCACAGCCCAAGGAGCCGAGATCGCCTATGCGCGCTCGCGCCTGCTCACGGCCTGCAAGGCTGCGGGCGTTCTGGCCATTGATACGCCCTTTCCTTTTGTGTCTGACCTTGAAGGGCTGGAAAAAGACGCCGCCTTCGCCGTGCAGTTGGGTTTTGACGGCAAGGCCGTCATTTCGCCCCACCACGTGCACAGGGTCAACCAGGCATTCATGCCCGCGCCGGACAAGGTCAACTGGGCCAGGCGCGTCATGGCGGCGGCCCGCAAAGCCAGCGAAGAAGGCAAGGGAGCCGTTTCACTGGACGGAATGATGATTGACCTGCCCATTATCAAAAGGGCGGAACGCATCCTGCTTCTGGCTGATGCATAA
- a CDS encoding molybdopterin molybdotransferase MoeA, whose translation MKSFLTLQPVETVIGHIRTFPVLCAERIPLDAASGRRLADDFTAPADLPGFDRATVDGYAVRARDIFGAQEGNPALVECVGDCPMGAAPSVILHEGQTARILTGGMLPQGADCAVMVEYSRPAGGNLVELTRSQAPGDNVVLRDDDAATGARLLAAGRRLRPQDIGLLAAFGQTDVVVRRSPRVAIVSTGDEVVPIEETPPPGKVRDVNAHSIAALCREAGAQAVRAGLVRDDAGELEACLTRLADEYDVVVVSGGSSAGMRDHTVDVFTAVPGGEILTHGVALSPGKPFILGRAAAAGRTRCLMGLPGHTASALICARVFLLPLLHHLQGQTEPEIAPRVPARLTRSIASAQGRRDYLRVRLTPLEQTAPTGGDALCPLYEADPLTGTSGIITGMTAADGLLVCPENREGFNAGDMVMVELFQ comes from the coding sequence GTGAAATCCTTTTTGACCTTGCAGCCCGTGGAAACGGTTATCGGGCATATCCGCACCTTTCCCGTGCTGTGCGCCGAGCGCATCCCGCTGGACGCGGCCTCTGGCCGCCGCCTTGCGGATGATTTTACGGCCCCCGCCGATCTGCCCGGATTCGACCGCGCCACTGTGGACGGCTACGCCGTGCGGGCACGCGATATTTTCGGCGCGCAAGAGGGCAATCCGGCCCTTGTGGAATGCGTGGGCGACTGCCCCATGGGGGCGGCTCCCTCCGTCATTCTCCACGAGGGGCAGACTGCGCGCATACTTACGGGCGGCATGCTGCCGCAGGGTGCGGACTGCGCCGTCATGGTGGAGTATTCCCGCCCTGCCGGGGGCAACCTTGTGGAGCTGACCCGCAGTCAGGCCCCTGGCGACAACGTCGTTCTGCGTGATGACGACGCCGCCACCGGAGCGCGGCTCCTTGCCGCCGGACGCCGCCTGCGCCCGCAGGACATCGGCCTTCTGGCGGCCTTTGGCCAGACCGATGTGGTGGTGCGGCGCAGCCCGCGCGTGGCCATTGTGTCCACCGGGGATGAAGTGGTGCCCATTGAAGAAACGCCGCCGCCCGGAAAAGTCCGCGACGTCAACGCCCACAGCATCGCCGCCCTGTGCCGCGAGGCAGGAGCGCAGGCAGTGCGGGCCGGGCTTGTGCGCGACGATGCCGGTGAACTTGAGGCATGCCTTACAAGGCTTGCCGACGAATACGATGTGGTGGTGGTGTCGGGCGGCTCGTCGGCGGGCATGCGCGACCACACGGTTGACGTGTTCACCGCAGTGCCCGGTGGCGAGATTCTCACTCACGGCGTAGCCCTCAGCCCCGGCAAGCCCTTCATTCTGGGCCGCGCCGCCGCTGCCGGGCGCACACGCTGCCTCATGGGGCTGCCGGGGCATACCGCCAGCGCCCTCATCTGCGCGCGGGTCTTTCTGCTGCCCCTGCTCCACCATCTTCAGGGGCAGACAGAGCCGGAAATTGCCCCCCGCGTTCCGGCGCGCCTGACGCGCTCCATAGCCTCGGCACAGGGCCGCCGCGACTACCTGCGCGTACGCCTGACGCCGCTTGAGCAAACAGCGCCCACCGGCGGCGACGCGCTGTGCCCGCTGTATGAGGCCGACCCCCTCACGGGAACCTCCGGCATCATTACCGGCATGACGGCGGCAGACGGCCTGCTGGTCTGCCCGGAAAACCGCGAAGGATTCAATGCGGGAGACATGGTCATGGTGGAGCTGTTTCAGTAA
- a CDS encoding MoaD/ThiS family protein: MHLTVKLSTTLRDHVSGYNPEAGLHLAMPEGSSAEQLARHLNLPLQDIKIVMVNGRQRKVDDLLRDGDRIAFFPAVGGG, from the coding sequence ATGCACCTGACCGTGAAGCTGAGCACCACGCTGCGCGACCACGTGTCCGGCTATAATCCGGAAGCGGGCCTGCACCTTGCCATGCCGGAAGGCAGCAGCGCGGAACAGTTGGCCCGGCATCTGAATCTGCCGCTGCAAGACATCAAAATTGTTATGGTCAACGGACGCCAGCGTAAGGTGGACGATCTCCTGCGCGACGGAGATCGCATTGCCTTCTTCCCGGCTGTCGGTGGAGGCTAG
- the citF gene encoding citrate lyase subunit alpha — protein MKRKYISTITAALRECGLKDGMTLSFHHHLRNGDHVVNMTMDAVAALGVKDITVACSSLFPVHEHLIEHIKTGVITGLDTDYMSGPLAKAVTGGILPTPVIFRSHGGRPRAIGEGSLKIDIAVVAAPAVDAMGNITGTEGPSACGSLGYIIPDTQHAAKVIAVTDHVVEGGLGRISIPHDVVDHVVVVDKIGDPAGIVSGSISLTRDPVALAIARNAQAVIKASGLLQDGFCYQTGAGGASLAASLFLREDMRAMKVHGGFLLGGITKYMVEMLEEGLFDNVFDVQCFDLSSVKSIAQNPRHVEISADTYANPNRKSNCVDFLDAVLLGGTEIDLDFNVNVTTDSNGNIIGGSGGHNDAAAGAKLTIIVAPLVRARLPIVVEKCTTLTTIGSTVDVLVTERGIAVNPARKELADRLRDARLPVCGIEDLHDQAVRMTGKPLAYERGDKVVGTMEYRDGTIVDHIYATKQRT, from the coding sequence ATGAAACGCAAATATATCTCCACCATTACCGCCGCGCTGCGTGAATGCGGCCTCAAGGACGGCATGACCCTGTCTTTTCACCACCACCTGCGCAATGGCGACCATGTGGTCAACATGACCATGGACGCTGTGGCCGCCCTCGGGGTCAAGGACATCACCGTGGCCTGCTCTTCGCTTTTTCCCGTGCACGAGCATCTCATCGAGCATATCAAGACCGGCGTCATCACCGGGCTTGATACGGACTACATGAGCGGTCCCCTGGCCAAAGCCGTCACAGGCGGCATTTTGCCCACGCCCGTCATATTCCGCTCGCACGGCGGACGGCCCCGCGCCATCGGTGAAGGCTCGCTCAAGATTGACATCGCCGTGGTCGCCGCGCCCGCCGTGGACGCCATGGGCAACATCACCGGCACCGAAGGCCCGTCCGCCTGCGGCTCGCTGGGCTATATCATCCCAGACACGCAGCATGCCGCCAAGGTCATCGCCGTCACCGACCATGTGGTTGAAGGCGGCCTTGGCCGCATAAGCATACCCCACGACGTGGTGGATCATGTGGTTGTTGTGGACAAAATCGGCGATCCCGCAGGCATTGTCTCCGGCTCCATCAGCCTCACGCGCGATCCTGTGGCCCTGGCCATTGCCCGCAACGCCCAGGCCGTCATCAAGGCCTCCGGCCTGCTGCAGGACGGCTTCTGCTATCAGACGGGCGCAGGCGGCGCTTCGCTGGCGGCATCGCTCTTTCTGCGCGAAGACATGCGCGCCATGAAGGTGCACGGCGGTTTTCTGCTCGGCGGCATCACCAAGTACATGGTCGAAATGCTTGAAGAAGGCCTGTTCGACAACGTGTTTGACGTGCAGTGCTTTGACCTGAGCAGCGTCAAATCCATTGCCCAGAACCCGCGCCACGTTGAAATATCCGCCGACACCTACGCAAACCCCAACAGAAAAAGCAATTGCGTGGACTTCCTCGACGCCGTCCTCCTGGGCGGCACGGAAATCGACCTTGATTTCAACGTCAACGTCACCACGGATTCCAACGGCAATATCATCGGCGGTTCCGGCGGCCACAACGATGCGGCGGCAGGAGCCAAGCTGACCATCATTGTGGCCCCCCTGGTGCGCGCCCGCCTGCCCATTGTGGTGGAAAAATGCACCACTCTGACAACCATAGGCTCCACGGTGGACGTGCTGGTGACGGAACGCGGCATTGCCGTAAACCCTGCCCGCAAGGAACTGGCCGACAGACTGCGCGACGCGCGCCTGCCCGTGTGCGGCATTGAAGACCTGCACGACCAGGCAGTACGCATGACCGGCAAGCCCCTTGCCTACGAGCGCGGCGACAAGGTCGTGGGCACGATGGAATACCGTGACGGAACCATTGTGGACCATATCTACGCCACAAAACAGCGGACGTAG
- a CDS encoding IS481 family transposase has protein sequence MESFNQNVIKHKTGLLNLAAELGNVSRACRIMGFSRDTFYRYQTARDAGGVEALFEVSRKKPNLKNRVEEATELAVLDFAIAFPAHGQVRASNELRKTGVFVSPSGVRSIWLRHDLASMKQRLNALEKKSAEEGIVLTEAQVQALERKKHDDEACGEIESHHPGYLGSQDTFYVGTIKGVGRIYQQTFVDTYSKWAAAKLYTTKTPITGADLLNDRVLPFFTSMEMGIIRMLTDRGTEYCGRLETHDYQLYLGINNIEHTKAKARHPQTNGICERFHKTILHEFYQVAFRRKLYNSLEELQADLDVWMEHYNIERTHQGKKCCGRTPLQTLLDGKQIWKEKVGQLN, from the coding sequence ATGGAAAGTTTCAATCAAAACGTCATCAAACACAAGACCGGACTTCTCAACCTTGCTGCCGAACTCGGCAATGTCTCCAGAGCCTGCCGCATCATGGGCTTTTCCAGAGATACCTTCTACCGGTATCAAACAGCACGAGACGCCGGAGGCGTTGAAGCGCTGTTTGAGGTCAGCCGCAAAAAGCCCAACCTGAAAAATCGCGTGGAAGAGGCCACGGAACTGGCGGTGTTGGATTTTGCGATAGCCTTCCCTGCTCATGGGCAAGTGCGGGCCAGCAACGAACTGCGCAAAACCGGCGTATTTGTGTCGCCGTCAGGGGTGCGTTCCATCTGGTTGCGCCATGACCTGGCCTCAATGAAGCAGCGCCTGAACGCCCTGGAGAAGAAGTCCGCTGAAGAGGGCATTGTGCTCACCGAAGCCCAGGTACAAGCTCTGGAGCGTAAAAAACACGACGATGAGGCTTGCGGCGAAATAGAAAGCCATCATCCCGGATATCTCGGCAGTCAGGACACATTTTACGTCGGCACCATCAAGGGCGTCGGCCGTATTTATCAGCAAACCTTTGTGGATACCTACTCTAAGTGGGCGGCTGCCAAGCTCTACACTACCAAAACACCCATCACCGGAGCCGACCTGCTCAATGACCGGGTTTTGCCATTCTTCACTTCAATGGAAATGGGCATTATCCGCATGCTGACGGACAGGGGCACAGAGTACTGCGGCAGACTGGAAACGCATGACTACCAGCTTTATCTGGGCATAAACAACATAGAACACACCAAGGCCAAGGCGCGGCATCCGCAGACAAACGGCATCTGCGAACGTTTCCACAAGACCATCCTGCACGAGTTTTACCAGGTTGCCTTCCGGCGGAAACTGTATAACTCTCTGGAGGAACTGCAGGCCGATCTGGATGTCTGGATGGAACATTACAACATCGAAAGGACACATCAAGGGAAAAAGTGTTGCGGCAGAACGCCATTGCAAACACTCCTTGACGGAAAACAGATCTGGAAGGAAAAGGTCGGACAACTCAACTAA
- a CDS encoding molybdopterin biosynthesis protein, producing MKRNTYLTLLPPDEARSLWFTKLNAHVHSLAEETVPLTQALRRVLSRPVAALRSSPAFHGAAMDGIAVNAEDTFAASARNPLRLELGKAAHWINTGHPLPDGCNAVIMVENVNTETVEGVQWAVIEKAAFPWQHVRKMGEDMVATEIILPPGVCIGPYDLGALAAGGVLEVPVFARPRVAIVPSGSEIVPLSEAREEDLRAGRVLPEFNSLIFSAMITEAGGHPVTLPVVPDEPKAIAAAVMAALGGTGPEAGTGTESGAWSGADASAGAGADLVILNAGSSAGSHDYTAHVLESLGEVLVHGVSVMPGKPTVLAVVRGKPVIGVPGYPVSAGIAMEEFVLPLLALWQKRVAPEREKATAIPCNPLPSRPGMEERLRVKLGRVDGTIIAVPLPRGAGTITSLSRADGIIRIPRDSEGCDAGEPVTVDLLRPQAALDNALLAIGSHDNTLDLLDSLLRKTHPRYRLTSAHVGSLGGLMALGRGQCHLAGSHLLDAASGVYNRKAIEENLEEPVVLLRLVDREQGILTAPGNPLGISGIEDLARQGLRFVNRQRGSGTRVLLDYRLACLGIAPTRITGYRDEEYTHMNVAAAVLSGRADAGLAVRSAANALGLPFVPVGVEEYDLVIPRRFYETPAMQALLDVIRGADFKQEVTALGGYGTEKTGQIIWEYPGR from the coding sequence TTGAAACGCAATACCTACCTGACCCTGCTGCCGCCCGATGAAGCCAGAAGCCTCTGGTTTACAAAGCTCAACGCCCACGTGCACAGCCTGGCGGAAGAAACCGTTCCCCTGACTCAGGCGCTTCGCCGCGTGCTCAGCCGCCCTGTGGCAGCCCTGCGGTCTTCCCCGGCATTTCACGGAGCGGCCATGGACGGCATTGCCGTCAATGCCGAAGACACCTTTGCCGCTTCCGCGCGCAATCCCCTGCGCCTTGAGCTCGGCAAGGCCGCCCACTGGATCAATACAGGGCATCCCCTGCCCGACGGTTGTAACGCCGTCATCATGGTTGAAAACGTCAATACCGAAACGGTTGAAGGCGTTCAATGGGCCGTCATAGAAAAAGCCGCCTTTCCCTGGCAGCATGTGCGCAAGATGGGCGAGGACATGGTGGCCACGGAGATCATCCTGCCGCCCGGAGTGTGCATTGGCCCGTACGATCTGGGCGCTCTGGCTGCGGGCGGCGTGCTTGAAGTGCCGGTGTTCGCGCGCCCGCGCGTCGCCATTGTTCCCAGCGGCTCGGAAATTGTGCCCTTGAGCGAAGCTCGGGAGGAAGACCTGCGCGCCGGACGGGTGCTGCCGGAATTCAATTCGCTGATTTTTTCGGCCATGATTACTGAGGCCGGGGGCCATCCCGTCACCCTGCCCGTGGTTCCCGACGAACCAAAGGCCATTGCCGCCGCCGTCATGGCCGCCCTTGGTGGGACGGGGCCAGAAGCAGGTACGGGGACGGAGTCTGGAGCGTGGTCGGGAGCGGACGCAAGTGCGGGAGCGGGAGCCGACCTTGTCATCCTTAATGCCGGGTCTTCGGCTGGCAGCCACGACTACACGGCCCATGTGCTGGAATCATTGGGCGAGGTGCTGGTGCACGGCGTTTCGGTCATGCCCGGCAAGCCCACGGTGCTGGCCGTGGTGCGCGGCAAGCCCGTTATCGGCGTGCCCGGCTATCCGGTTTCGGCCGGTATCGCCATGGAAGAATTTGTGCTGCCCCTGCTGGCCCTGTGGCAGAAGCGTGTCGCCCCGGAGCGCGAAAAGGCCACGGCCATTCCCTGCAACCCGCTGCCCTCGCGCCCCGGTATGGAAGAACGCCTGCGCGTGAAGCTGGGCCGGGTGGATGGAACCATAATCGCCGTGCCCCTGCCGCGCGGCGCGGGAACCATCACCAGCCTGAGCCGGGCCGACGGCATCATCCGCATCCCCCGCGACAGCGAGGGTTGCGACGCCGGGGAACCCGTGACAGTGGACTTGCTGCGGCCGCAGGCCGCGCTTGATAACGCCCTGCTGGCCATAGGCAGCCACGACAACACGTTGGACCTGCTGGACAGCCTGCTGCGCAAAACCCACCCCCGCTATCGCCTCACCTCGGCCCACGTTGGCTCTCTGGGCGGGCTCATGGCCCTTGGGCGCGGCCAGTGCCATCTGGCGGGCAGCCATTTGCTGGATGCCGCCAGCGGCGTATACAACCGCAAGGCCATTGAAGAAAACCTTGAAGAACCCGTTGTTCTGCTGCGCCTTGTGGACAGGGAACAGGGCATTTTGACAGCGCCGGGCAATCCCCTTGGCATCAGCGGCATTGAGGATCTGGCGCGGCAAGGGCTGCGCTTCGTGAACCGGCAGCGCGGCAGCGGCACCCGTGTGCTGCTGGACTACAGGCTTGCCTGTCTTGGCATTGCGCCCACGCGCATCACCGGCTACCGGGATGAGGAATACACCCATATGAATGTGGCCGCAGCCGTGCTTTCAGGCCGCGCGGACGCGGGCCTTGCCGTGCGCTCCGCCGCCAACGCGCTGGGCCTGCCCTTTGTGCCCGTGGGTGTGGAAGAATACGACCTCGTCATCCCCCGGCGCTTTTATGAAACTCCGGCCATGCAGGCCCTGCTGGACGTCATACGCGGCGCTGACTTCAAGCAGGAAGTAACGGCCCTCGGGGGCTACGGCACGGAAAAGACGGGGCAGATCATCTGGGAATACCCGGGCAGATAG